From the Kitasatospora atroaurantiaca genome, the window ACCACCCTGCAGGCAGCGCCGGACGGTTCGGTGGCTCCGAAGGGGCACACCAAGGGCCTGAAGCTCGCCGGTGGCGGCAAGAACCCGACCCTCGCCGCCGAGGGCGCGGGCGCGCACCAAATCGCCATCGGCTGGCAGGGCAACCTGCCGAAGCCGTCCCTGCACGGCGACCTTGCCACCTACCGGGACGTCACCCCGGGTGCGGATGTCACGGTACAGGCCACCCGGACCGGCTTCGAGGAGAACGTCGTCCTCAAGTCGCGTCCTGTGGCGGGCTACCAGGTGACCATCCCGGTGTCAGCCAAGGGCCTGATGGCCAAGCAGACCAAGGACGGCTCGGTCGAGTTCACCGACGTGAACGGCAAGGCCGCCGGGTTCATCCCCGCGCCGGTGATGTGGGACGCCACCGTCGACGCAAAGTCGCTGGAGCACCCGCACCGCGCCGCCGTGAAGATGGACGTCACCCAGTCCGGCGACACGGTGAACCTCACGCTCACCCCGGACGCGAAGTTCCTCGCCGATGCGAAGACCCAGTACCCGGTCACCGTTGACCCCTCGGTGACGCTGTCCACGGTGCTCGACACCTTCGCGCAGATCAGCTACACCACCCCGCAGTACAGCTCGACCGACCTCAAACTCGGCACCTACAACGCCGGTGGCGACGTCGCGCGCTCGTTCCTTCAGTTCCCGGTGCAGCAGCTGATCAACACCAAGGTCCTCTCCTCCTCGCTCAACCTGTACGAGTACTGGTCCGCCAACTGCGTCCAGAACTCCTGGGAGCTGTGGCAGACCAACGCCGCCACCACCTCCACGGTGTGGACCAACCAGCCCTCCTGGACGACGAAGTACGCGACCACGACGCAGACCAAGGGCTACCCGGCTTCCTGCGGCGGCGCCATCGCCCCCGGCTGGGTCTCCATCGACCCCAGCACCTTCCTCCAGTACGCCGGTGACCACGGCTACAACTACGCCAACATCGGCCTGCGGGCGACCAGCGAGACCGACTCCAACAGCTGGAAGCGCTTCTACTCCGCCAACAACGGCAGCAACGTCCCGTACCTGTCGGTCACGTACAACTCCTACCCGATGTCCAGCGCGCCGACCGTCGCACCGGGCGTCAGCTCGGTCTCGGGCTCGACGACCACGCTGTACAGCAACACCGCCACCCCGCAGCTGCAGGCGACCGTCACCGACGCCGACGGCGGCAATGTGATGGCCCAGTGGAACGTCTACGACACCACCGGCGGCGGCAACACCCAGGTCATCGCCAACCTCAACGGCTCCTGGACCGCCTCCGGAGGTATCTCCAACGCTCAGATCCCGGCGGGCAAGCTCCTCGACGGGCACACGTACACGGCCTGGCCGTGGGGCTACGACGGCTCGATATGGTCGCGCCAGACCGTTCAGGGTGGGCTTGTCTTCACCGTGAACACCGCCAAGCCCGGCACGCCGTCCGTCACCTCCACCGACTACCCGTCCGGTGGTTGGGCGCTTGGCGCGGGCCAGAGCGGCAATATCACCATCACGCCCCCGTCCGGTGCGACGGACACGGCCGGCGTGGTGTGGCAGCTCGACTCGGGTGTGCAGGCCACGGTCGCCACCACGGGTGCGGCGGTGACGGTACCGGTTGCCCCGGCTACGGACGGCCCGCACGCGCTGACCGTGTTCACGCGGAACGTGGCCGGCAGCCTGTCCGACCCGGTCACCTACTCGTTCAACGCCGGTGGCGGTGCGGTCACCTCGCCCCGACTCGGCGACCGTACGTCGCGCCGCGTCACCCTCGGTGCGGCTGGTCCCTCGACGTCGAGCGCGGTGAAGTTCCAGTACCGCCGCGCCGATTCGGACGCCTGGAGCGACATCCCGGTCGGACACGTGACCAATGGCGGCAGCCCGCTGAGCGCCTGGCCGGTGGCCATGACCAACGGTGCCTCGCCCTCGCTGGTGTGGGACGCAGCCTCGACCCTGACCGATGACGGATCGGTCCAGATCCGTGGCGAGTTCACCACCGCCACCACTCCGTACGACTCCTCGGCGGTCACTGCCACGCTGGACCGCAAGTCCTCCGGCGCGGCCACCGCTCAGGTCGGCCCCGGCACGGTCAACCTGTCCACCGGCGACTACCGGCTGTCGGCCGTCGACGCCTCCGGGTTCGGACTGTCCGTGGAGCGGACCGCTTCCTCGCGGAACCCCTCCGGTGGTGCTGCGGCCGGGGAGATCGCGCCGTTCGGTCCGCAGTGGTCCCTGGGCGGTGTATCCGAGCGTGCCGCTGCGGACTACATCCAGATCCGGCCCGTGACCTCGAGCGCTGTGCAGCTGGTGCTCGCCAGCGGTGCGGAAGCCGCGTTCACCAAGAACGCGAACGGCACGTGGTCGCCGGAGCCGGGGGCGAAGGGGTACACGCTGTCCTACGACGGCACGGCGGACCAGTACACCCTGACCGACACCGACGGCACCGTCACCGTGTTCGCCAAGTCCGCTGCCACTGCGGGCGTGTGGACGGTGGCCTCCACCACCCCTGCTGGTTCCGGGAACACCACCCGCTACCGGTTCGACACCGTGACCGTCGGTGCCACCGCCTCGGTGCGGCTCGTGAGGATGGCTGCGCCGACCTCGGCGATCACCGACCTGACCGCCTCCTGCCTCACCCCGGCCACCCCGGCCGTCGGCTGCCGTGTCCTGGAGCTCGGCTACGCCAACAGCACCACCGCCACCCCGGAGATGTTCGGCGACTACGCAGGCCAGGCCACCAAAGTCACCCTGTGGGCGACCGACCCGGCCACCGGCACGGAAACCGCGACCGTGGTCGAGCAGTACACCTACGACACCACAGGCCGGCTCCGCACGGCCTGGGACCCGCGGATCACCCCGAACGTGGTCACCTCGTACGGCTACGACGCGGCCGGCCGGGTCAGCACCCTCACATCAGCGGGCCAACTGGCGTGGACCTTCGCCTACGGCACCGCGGGTACCGACGGTGACACCAACGCGGGCCGCCTGCTGAACGTCTCCCACCCGACCCTCGCCCCGGGCTCGCCCTCGACCACCAACGGCACCGCCACGACCACCGTGGTCTACGGCGTTCCGCTCACCACGGCGGCCGGTGGCCCCTACGGCATGGGCACCTCGAATGTCGCCGCCTGGGCGCAGACGGATGCTCCCACCGACGCAACCGCCGTCTTCCCGGCCGACCAGGTACCGGGCTCCAACACCGGAGCGGGCAACCTCACCTCGACCTCGTACACCCGCGCCACCGTTTCCTACCTGGACGTGACCGGGCGTCAGGTCAACACCGCCCAACCCGGCGGGCACATCACCACCAGCGAGTACGACTCCTTCGGCAACACCGTCCGGGAGCTGACCGCGGCCAACCGCGAACTCGCCCTGGCAGACGCCACGAACGTCGAACTCAACACGCTCGGCATCGCCTCGATGGGCACCGCACAGCGTGCCACGCTGCTGTCGACCCAGCAGGTGTTCGACCCCGCCGGTCTGCGCAGGACGGACACCTTCGGGCCGCTGCACAGGACCACCCTGGAGCGTGCCCTCGCCGCATCGGGTACTTCCGCGGCACTCAGCGCGGGCGCCGTGGTTTCGGCGCGCACCCACACCCGCAACACCTACGACGAAGGCCGCCCGACCGACGGCTCGGCGAGGGCCTCCGACCTGGTGACCACCTCGGTCACCGGAGCAGCCGTCAGCGGCTACTCCTCCGACGCCGACACGCGGACGACCCAGACGTCCTACGACTGGACGCTGGGCAGCCCGGTACGGGCGGTCGTCGACCCCGGCGGCCTGGCGATCACGACCGTGACCGCATACAACGCGGCCGGTCAGGTCGTTTCCACCTCGCAGCCCGCCTCGACCGGTACCGACGCAGGAACGATCACCACTGCGTACTACACCGCCACCGGCACCGGCCCGTGCGGCGGACACCCGGAGTGGGCCGACCTGGTCTGCCAGACCGCCCCGGCCGGGGCGATCACCGGCGGTGGCTCCAACCCGGGCCAACTGGCCACCACCACAACCACCTACAACATCTACGGCGCTCCGGCGACGGCGGCCGAGGCCGCCAACGGGGTCGCCCGTACCACCACCAACAGCTACGACACCGCGGGACGCAAGACCCGGGTGGCGATCTCCGACGGCGTCGGCCAGGCGGTTCAGACGACGACCCTGGCGTTTGACCAGAACACCGGTCAGCTCGCCTCTGCCTCCACCCCGGACGGCAGGACGGTCACCCAGTCCTACGACCAACTCGGCCGTCTGCTGACCTACACCGACGCCGACAGCAACACCGCGAGCGTCCAGTACGACGCCCTCAACCGGCCCACCCGAGTGGCCGACTCGGCGCCGTCCACCACCACCTACACCTACGACACCGCCCAGGACCCTCGCGGCCTGCCCACCTCGAAGACCGACTCCAACGCCGGTACCTTCAGCGCGACGTACGACGGCGACGGGAGCCTGGCCACCGAAAGCCTCCCCGGCTCGGTCACCCTGACCGAGCGCGTGGACGAGACCGGCCGGAGCACTGCACACGTCTACACCGACTCCACCGGCGGTGTCCTGGTCTCCGACCAGGCCGGCTACTCGGCTACCGGACAGAAGGTGTCCCGCGCCCTGTCGACCTCCGGTGGACTGGGAATCAACGACGCCTACGGATACGACGCGCGGGGTCGCCTGACCACGACCAGCGAGACCGTCATTCAGGGCCAGGCCAAGGCCTGCACCGTGCGGACCTACGGGTTCGACCGGAACACCAACCGCACCAGCCAGACCACCGCCACCAGCGCGACCGCGGTCGACGGTTCGACCCCGGCCTGTCCCACGAGCGGTGGCACCACGGTCACCCACACCTACGACACTGCCGACCGGCTGGTTGACACCGGCTACGCCTACGATGCACTCGGCCGCACCACGGCCGAGCCGGGTGGCACCACCACCTCCTACTACACCAACAACCTGGTCTACCAGCAGGTCTCCGGCAACAACCGCACCACCTGGCAGCTCGACCCCATCGGCCGGTTCCGCGCCCACACCACGGAGGCCAACTCCGGGGGCACCTGGGCCCAGACCGCGTCCCGGATCAACCACTACGACGGCTCCGGAGACTCGCCGTCCTGGACCGTGGAGAACACCACCACTGGCGCCTACACCCGCTACGTCGCGGACCTCGGCGGCGGTGTCGGCGCGACCTACACCTCCGCCACCGGTGACATCGCCCTGCAACTCACCAACCTGCACGGTGACGTCACCATGACCCTGCCCACCAACAACCCCAACGCCTCCGTCACCGTGATGGCCGCCGACGAGTTCGGCAACCCGCTGTCCGGCACTGCCACTGCCCGCTACGGCTGGCTCGGCGGTCAGGAACGCTCCAGCGAAACCCCGAGCGGCGACATCCTCATGGGAGTCCGGCTCTACAACCCCGCCGTCGGCCGCTTCCTGTCAGTGGACCCCGTCTACGGCGGCAACGCCAATGCGTACGTGTACCCGGCTGATCCGGTGATGGGCTACGACCTGGACGGCCGCCAGCTCATGTGTGACAACGGCTGGTACGGACGGTATTGCGAGAGGCACGCCAACACCGGGTGGATCTACGTCCAGAGCTACTGGTCGTACGGGAACTGGGTACCGTCCTTCTACAGTTCGATGCCGAAGGTATTCCGGTCGATCCTCAAGGAATTCACGAGCATGGCCTTCGCCGGTTTCATCACGATCGAAGGCTCCTCGTGGCAGACGCGAAAGAGGTATCGCCAGTACAAGAAGTACTACAACAACAACGTCTACTGGAAGAACGAGTACACCGGGTGGTGGCAGGAGCACGCCAGATTCGAGTACTCGGTTCGCTTCATCGGTGATTACACATTCACCACCAGATGGATCAACGACGACGAGGTGTACTAGCCCACGGCTAGAATCCTCAGGAACCTAGCAGTCGTACGCGACTGACACCGGTGGGGCGAGGAGGGATCGCCACCTCGCCCCACCGGTCACCGACCCATGGAGAGTTGCATGTCCGGCCTTCATATTCTCGATCTCGGAACTCTGTTCATCGGGATCGCCTGCCTGGCCCTCCTGGTCTGCGTATTCCTCCGGACGACAGGATGGAAAAGCCCGCCCCGATGGATTGCGATTGCCATCGCCGTGATCGACAGTTCGATACATGGCTGGATGCGCGACAACTGGGGCGAGGAAGTTCTCCTCGGCTACAGAGCCATCGAGCTCTGCGCCCTCATCTCCGCGCTTCTCCTCGCCCGGCGAAAGCGGGTGACACCGCGGCACGCCGATGACTTCTAACGGTCGGCAGGTCTCCCGCGCGCCCTACGATGCCGAGCCGCCGACCGCTGATCCACCGCAAGGCCTCGCGCCAAGGCTCCCGACTTGACACGCGCCCCACCTCATAGGCGCCGAGCGGGATGCGAAGCTGCAGTTACGCCTGAGCGGGTCCAGGATCCACTGGTCGGTTCACGTCGGCCTTCACGGGCCCGGTGGCGGCCGACTCCGTCAGTAGCGCCCGCATCGCCCTACGGCCGGATCAACGTCTTGCCGAGGGGCCGGCCGGTGATCTGGTCCCGGAGAACCCTCGGGAGGTCGGCGAGCTGGATCTCCTGCGTGATCATCCGCTCCACGGGCAGAGCCGCGGACGCCTGCTCCGTCAGCGCTCCCACCGCCGCACCGAAGTCGGCGGGCACCGTCCCGTAGCTGCCACCCACGCGCACCGCTTTGCCCTGCCATGACGCGGCGACCGCAATCTCGTCGCGGCGTGTCGTGTCCAGGTCGCAGTTCAGCCCCGCCAGCGCGTCACCCGGGGCCGTGCCGCCGTAGAGCATCACCAGGCCGCCCGGAACGATCGCGCGCAGCGCCTGTTCCAGGACCACGGGCCGTACGAGGATGGTCGCCACCACTGCCACGTCCAGGCCGTTGGCGGGCAACGACTCCATCGGCCCGATCGGGACGTCGAGCACGCCGCGTCCACGCAGGAACGACGTGCGGTCCGCGCTGCGGTTGCAGAGGACGACCTCGGCTCCCAGGGCGTCGGCTAGCCCTGCGATGAGGACTCCGGCGGTCCCCGCACCGAGCACGCCGAGGCGCAGGCCCGGCAGGTCCCTGCCCAGGTGGCGGGAGATCGCGGCGAGGCAGTGCTGGGCGCAGGCCAGCGGCTCGGTGAACACCAGCCTGCGCGCGTCGACTCCTTGCGGCACCACCGGCAGCGCCGCCGTGAGGCGGTCGGCCGGGCCGGCCGCCCACATTCGGGTCGCGAAGCCCGTTCCGCGTTCTACGGCCACGTTAGGGTCCAGGCTGACGCGCTGCCCCGGTGGCAGGTCTGGCACCGTGGACTCCTCGACCACACCGACGAGTTCATGGCCGAACTGGCTCACCCCGTGCCGGTCACCGACGATCTCCTTGAGGTCCGAGCGGCACAGCCCGGCCACCTCGATGCGGACGCGCACAGCGTGCTCCCCCGGTGGGCGCACGGACGGTGTGCGGTCCAGAGACGGACCGTCAGCTCCCAGCACCACCCTCACCCGAGAGCCTCCGGGGCCTCCAGGGCCTCGCCGAAGCGGTCGGCGACCAGGTGGGCGTCCTGCGGGGTGAGGATCAGCGGAGGACGCAGCTCGATGACGTTGCCCAGGCCGTGCTCGGACACGCGGGTGAGTACGCCCCGTCGCTGGAGCGCACGCTGGTAGGCCTCGGCCTCCTCGACCGCCTTGCCGCCGTCGGGCCTGACGAGTTCCACGCCCAGCATCAGCCCGAGCCCCCGGACCTCGCCGATGACCGGGTTGTCCTGTTGCAGGGCACGTAGGCGGTCGAGCAGGACGTCTCCAGCGGCCCTGACGTTCTCCAGGAAGCCGGGTCGCTGGACGATCTCCAGGGTCTT encodes:
- a CDS encoding DNRLRE domain-containing protein, giving the protein MAAGSAGASKKAAAKAPSGPLTAPDLASAIATARLRKAKVEVLGAGTEQTKTWANPDGTLTTDSYALPFRFKRDGQWVDVDTTLQAAPDGSVAPKGHTKGLKLAGGGKNPTLAAEGAGAHQIAIGWQGNLPKPSLHGDLATYRDVTPGADVTVQATRTGFEENVVLKSRPVAGYQVTIPVSAKGLMAKQTKDGSVEFTDVNGKAAGFIPAPVMWDATVDAKSLEHPHRAAVKMDVTQSGDTVNLTLTPDAKFLADAKTQYPVTVDPSVTLSTVLDTFAQISYTTPQYSSTDLKLGTYNAGGDVARSFLQFPVQQLINTKVLSSSLNLYEYWSANCVQNSWELWQTNAATTSTVWTNQPSWTTKYATTTQTKGYPASCGGAIAPGWVSIDPSTFLQYAGDHGYNYANIGLRATSETDSNSWKRFYSANNGSNVPYLSVTYNSYPMSSAPTVAPGVSSVSGSTTTLYSNTATPQLQATVTDADGGNVMAQWNVYDTTGGGNTQVIANLNGSWTASGGISNAQIPAGKLLDGHTYTAWPWGYDGSIWSRQTVQGGLVFTVNTAKPGTPSVTSTDYPSGGWALGAGQSGNITITPPSGATDTAGVVWQLDSGVQATVATTGAAVTVPVAPATDGPHALTVFTRNVAGSLSDPVTYSFNAGGGAVTSPRLGDRTSRRVTLGAAGPSTSSAVKFQYRRADSDAWSDIPVGHVTNGGSPLSAWPVAMTNGASPSLVWDAASTLTDDGSVQIRGEFTTATTPYDSSAVTATLDRKSSGAATAQVGPGTVNLSTGDYRLSAVDASGFGLSVERTASSRNPSGGAAAGEIAPFGPQWSLGGVSERAAADYIQIRPVTSSAVQLVLASGAEAAFTKNANGTWSPEPGAKGYTLSYDGTADQYTLTDTDGTVTVFAKSAATAGVWTVASTTPAGSGNTTRYRFDTVTVGATASVRLVRMAAPTSAITDLTASCLTPATPAVGCRVLELGYANSTTATPEMFGDYAGQATKVTLWATDPATGTETATVVEQYTYDTTGRLRTAWDPRITPNVVTSYGYDAAGRVSTLTSAGQLAWTFAYGTAGTDGDTNAGRLLNVSHPTLAPGSPSTTNGTATTTVVYGVPLTTAAGGPYGMGTSNVAAWAQTDAPTDATAVFPADQVPGSNTGAGNLTSTSYTRATVSYLDVTGRQVNTAQPGGHITTSEYDSFGNTVRELTAANRELALADATNVELNTLGIASMGTAQRATLLSTQQVFDPAGLRRTDTFGPLHRTTLERALAASGTSAALSAGAVVSARTHTRNTYDEGRPTDGSARASDLVTTSVTGAAVSGYSSDADTRTTQTSYDWTLGSPVRAVVDPGGLAITTVTAYNAAGQVVSTSQPASTGTDAGTITTAYYTATGTGPCGGHPEWADLVCQTAPAGAITGGGSNPGQLATTTTTYNIYGAPATAAEAANGVARTTTNSYDTAGRKTRVAISDGVGQAVQTTTLAFDQNTGQLASASTPDGRTVTQSYDQLGRLLTYTDADSNTASVQYDALNRPTRVADSAPSTTTYTYDTAQDPRGLPTSKTDSNAGTFSATYDGDGSLATESLPGSVTLTERVDETGRSTAHVYTDSTGGVLVSDQAGYSATGQKVSRALSTSGGLGINDAYGYDARGRLTTTSETVIQGQAKACTVRTYGFDRNTNRTSQTTATSATAVDGSTPACPTSGGTTVTHTYDTADRLVDTGYAYDALGRTTAEPGGTTTSYYTNNLVYQQVSGNNRTTWQLDPIGRFRAHTTEANSGGTWAQTASRINHYDGSGDSPSWTVENTTTGAYTRYVADLGGGVGATYTSATGDIALQLTNLHGDVTMTLPTNNPNASVTVMAADEFGNPLSGTATARYGWLGGQERSSETPSGDILMGVRLYNPAVGRFLSVDPVYGGNANAYVYPADPVMGYDLDGRQLMCDNGWYGRYCERHANTGWIYVQSYWSYGNWVPSFYSSMPKVFRSILKEFTSMAFAGFITIEGSSWQTRKRYRQYKKYYNNNVYWKNEYTGWWQEHARFEYSVRFIGDYTFTTRWINDDEVY
- a CDS encoding alcohol dehydrogenase catalytic domain-containing protein: MRVRIEVAGLCRSDLKEIVGDRHGVSQFGHELVGVVEESTVPDLPPGQRVSLDPNVAVERGTGFATRMWAAGPADRLTAALPVVPQGVDARRLVFTEPLACAQHCLAAISRHLGRDLPGLRLGVLGAGTAGVLIAGLADALGAEVVLCNRSADRTSFLRGRGVLDVPIGPMESLPANGLDVAVVATILVRPVVLEQALRAIVPGGLVMLYGGTAPGDALAGLNCDLDTTRRDEIAVAASWQGKAVRVGGSYGTVPADFGAAVGALTEQASAALPVERMITQEIQLADLPRVLRDQITGRPLGKTLIRP